One window of Triticum dicoccoides isolate Atlit2015 ecotype Zavitan chromosome 5A, WEW_v2.0, whole genome shotgun sequence genomic DNA carries:
- the LOC119298481 gene encoding CASP-like protein 5B3 has product MKRIVGSPGTWSGMALRLSQCFFAAASSLAMCSAFGFSNYSAYFYMNLVLIVQLLWSLYLACQDIFSLRNNRDLHAPDFLLFFVIIDWVLAILMFSGFCASASVTIFFMKDMNFCAEYSRLDCIQFTLSVTLAFFTWLLQAASSFSGFWLLVSFF; this is encoded by the exons ATGAAGCGCATAGTGGGGAGCCCAGGGACATGGAGCGGCATGGCGCTGCGTCTGTCGCAGtgcttcttcgccgccgcatcttcCCTCGCCATGTGTTCCGCTTTCGGCTTCTCCAACTACAGCGCCTACTT CTACATGAATCTAGTGTTGATCGTGCAGCTTTTGTGGAGTTTGTACTTGGCTTGTCAGGATATATTTTCTCTGAGGAATAACAGGGATCTTCATGCCCCGGATTTTCTATTGTTCTTTGTTATCATTGATTGG GTCCTGGCGATTCTCATGTTCTCGGGATTCTGTGCCTCTGCCAGCGTGACGATTTTCTTCATGAAGGATATGAACTTCTGCGCGGAATACTCGCGGCTGGACTGCATTCAGTTCACGCTTTCGGTCACCCTGGCGTTCTTTACATGGTTGTTGCAAGCTGCGTCTTCTTTCTCCGGGTTCTGGCTGCTGGTTTCGTTCTTCTAG